A portion of the Hydractinia symbiolongicarpus strain clone_291-10 chromosome 10, HSymV2.1, whole genome shotgun sequence genome contains these proteins:
- the LOC130612581 gene encoding mucin-3A-like isoform X2, whose product MDYFTTNTFCLSYLLYTILVLNAPTLCQNTTKKSATVPGVSATLPSYKTSKISSLISSSFAVRNSSLISSTSNLVTLTTGGIASNIPLMNSSVVSIEIGLQSSVSLSLPTEMISSTSIRTGTSIGNGTSVRTGTPVRTGTPVRTGTPVRTGTFIRTSTSIETGTSIGAGTSIGAGTSIRTGKPVGTGTFIRTSTSIETGTSIGTGTSVGTGTSIRTGTQVGTGKSIRTSTSVKTSTLVGTVTSIGTVASIDSSSRGYSVKPYISTLNKHSITVLSTLTTPLHSIRSSMGNISKMSTTDVFSSNHFTATSSNVTPSIVNTRISISNTSKSRLQEGSTITKNVSSISLNTVLPTNLDTSVPIISSTLLSTSPSYTIVIVSTYVPCFVTYTWNSSVLNTSSSSVVPTPTISRNHFSMYSTTRKSIKSLTSMGINFTTTMPLDRSKATSFKKSSESSALLSVLPSRTMADSSLGQSKTTFLTSSAYHSSLLAIKPSTVEDSFIISSSLSRKSSDNQTVQRRSTIAQSSSHELETSVLSFGTERRRRAIDSNNNSLSNDSVLLNATQSTNLSDVLSTSVKPSFTTFTMSTTMQTKLLSTYKSLVTLSNHNSTLSNHPSTSKAQSTVTNFSLTSMSTRKFSTNSNSTLYSNTSGATSIFPQSQNSSVLSTTSNIFFTTAVENSSNLSEFIAVTETYLGSSFISTLVNTRVVITSTPNTGLSNILSTAAVKSSFSKVTTVIKTNIESGIISMPVTTRSFITTTSNTVLLKNTSTSIPTSLVKNLSSKIIATSLVKNLSSTISPTSLSNIAVHTSTLSLCLSIYSTLVPVFTTKLFPSSSMSGIASKITHFTSTHSPSEHTVAIGVVTTQHLSAYTQTYPYSSLYTKGNVPHTNVQSLLTSFTPSHSVVSSILMLSNSTFHTETTSLRRTTETQTSRNKETTITKVLNSLSTSYVYKSSEIVVYSTRTLSTGDRLSSLTVRTVKSMFTIFSSQLTTKLTTYESLSTPSIQPTRSSSQSREIHTFSFSVAPSKSMTVASTTPVTTAEPETTAKPVNNNLKIVINVHPSVDVTTRAFQSGLEKKLVDTYVSLKSFRKRRAVSNGDATVNIINVARNGGTNVDVEFSVQENGIVIPAGDAAKVFNYLSESGLQKRLGYNVIGPVTSVAPSKPYTLQDVLGMVVEENANTNMTNSSVQAEFRRQLAEFYKRGRNIAAQVEVTIIFSKRELGGIYYLEMYFTVNGSVQNATHVASFFNSTSLNSVDAAVNVKAGSLAYVVNTRFLTIRENVVRMTIKPLVKQDVTTSAYQQFIELKISEIFMLGKHKNRRRRAVSSVVTQVSLIMPVNTDQAEVTFVTADQGEVQSGQKTADTMNRLSAAEMQAVLGAEVVSKPAPLVTVIPVSTSEPPYWIIAAATAPVVLIALLCCLVCWRWKRGGPKPTPEEVEMVDRTAKPEASPRDVVEIEETKIISEKKEMTIPLHATNNNIPRHNDELKTTTRRKVRGGFNKSYGRQNRAYEEESEQEDDIEEEAEEVEESEEETEDEEEVIIVRKSPAQQKHRHHHQDIEAKRKLEYENKTRRTPPQKPPRTPIPASRPHERQPLELTGSTMEDDEFIKPVHVQNLSYSAGHVPTFGNMTESKGLTSNTPVRFRTNIENMEEFTKPTGPLPLLDFKQTSLIAAAPVTLDPDLQHKAEVERLRNKQRQRDHMVSTAFSTSTRNSKPPENRWQREQDEIDAVLDPANAKTIPNASTRKGRIRKRLRRKNKIYMAPTEGAQKKEDVLLKSFQQFSSPQKESVQSPEDDAESDAESELSMRETSRRIHALLDDTFTTLKKYQKHLPKEESSGKPKLESDTSFRSSTPRRYAGMPPALPEPPPAHGRATAAPSGFGKRREVASNPYANPYNQYPVLAEPMVTWDPLERQRYINQRFGYPVYGPTANTLTMPYGMPGQNVYMTPLQQRPDGMGGTVWSPYANENITANPAFNHTAMGLPGQNSLPRNLRDDDFKLAHTTTLDMDDFGESKKSNSQPLIRAIKEELLKLSQNAQGKTKIQELQQASVAPNS is encoded by the exons ATGGACTATTTTACAACGAATACATTTTGTCTTAGTTATCTTTTATATACAATTTTGGTTTTAAACGCACCAACATTATGTCAAAATACAACGAAGAAAAGCGCAAcag taccTGGTGTATCTGCAACTTTACCAAGCtacaaaacaagcaaaatttcgAGCTTGATCTCTTCAAGCTTTGCAGTGAGAAATTCATCTTTAATCTCAAGCACAAGCAACTTAGTAACACTGACAACAGGAGGCATTGCATCTAATATACCCCTAATGAACTCTTCTGTTGTAAGCATAGAAATTGGTttacagtcaagcgtttcattaAGTTTACCCACTGAAATGATTAGTTCAACTTCAATTAGAACTGGCACATCAATTGGAAATGGTACATCAGTTAGAACTGGTACACCAGTTAGAACTGGTACACCAGTTAGAACTGGTACACCAGTTAGAACTGGTACATTCATTAGGACCAGTACATCAATTGAAACTGGTACATCAATTGGAGCTGGTACATCAATTGGAGCTGGTACATCAATTAGAACTGGTAAACCAGTTGGAACTGGTACTTTCATTAGAACCAGTACATCAATTGAAACTGGTACATCAATTGGAACTGGTACATCAGTTGGAACTGGTACATCAATAAGAACTGGTACACAAGTTGGAACTGGTAAATCAATTAGAACCAGTACATCAGTTAAAACCAGTACGTTAGTTGGAACTGTTACATCAATTGGAACTGTTGCATCAATTGATAGCAGCAGTAGAGGATATAGTGTGAAACCATATATATCAACTTTGAATAAACACTCAATTACGGTACTGTCCACACTGACCACACCACTGCATTCAATAAGAAGTTCAATGGGGAATATTTCTAAAATGTCAACAACCGATGTTTTTAGTAGCAATCACTTTACAGCGACATCTTCTAATGTAACACCTTCAATAGTTAACACAAGAATTTCAATATCTAATACTAGCAAATCAAGACTTCAAGAAGGAAGTACCATTACGAAAAATGTTTCTTCAATATCATTAAATACTGTTCTACCAACAAATCTGGATACAAGTGTACCAATAATATCTAGTACTTTACTGTCAACAAGTCCGTCTTATACCATTGTCATTGTTTCAACATACGTACCTTGTTTTGTTACCTATACATGGAATTCTAGTGTATTAAACACTAGTTCTTCTTCTGTAGTACCTACACCCACTATCAGTCGTAATCATTTTTCAATGTATTCAACAACTAGAAAGAGCATCAAATCATTAACTTCTATGGGTATTAATTTTACAACAACCATGCCATTAGATCGATCTAAAGCAaccagttttaaaaaatcatctgAATCATCTGCTTTGCTTTCTGTACTGCCTTCTAGAACAATGGCTGACTCTTCTTTGGGTCAATCCAAAACTACTTTTTTAACCTCATCAGCATATCACAGCAGTTTATTGGCTATAAAGCCTAGTACTGTGGAAGATAGCTTTATAATATCGTCGTCCTTATCAAGAAAATCGTCAGATAATCAAACAGTGCAAAGAAGGTCAACCATTGCACAATCATCTAGTCATGAACTTGAAACTAGTGTGTTATCCTTTGGAACCGAAAGAAGGAGAAGAGCAATTGATTCAAACAACAATTCATTATCAAATGATAGTGTTTTATTAAATGCTACACAGAGTACCAATTTGTCAGATGTTTTGTCAACTAGTGTGAAACCATCATTTACAACCTTTACAATGAGCACAACTATGCAGACAAAGCTTTTATCAACATATAAGTCCCTTGTAACCTTATCCAACCACAACTCAACATTATCCAACCACCCTTCAACATCCAAAGCCCAAAGTACAGTCACAAATTTTAGTTTAACTTCAATGTCAACCAGAAAGTTTTCCACAAACTCTAATTCCACTTTATATTCAAACACAAGTGGAGCAACCTCAATATTTCCCCAATCACAAAATTCATCTGTACTTTCAACAACTTCAAATATCTTCTTTACGACAGCAGTGGAAAATTCATCAAACTTGTCGGAGTTTATTGCTGTAACAGAGACATATCTTGGGTCAAGTTTTATTTCAACACTTGTGAACACAAGGGTCGTCATTACAAGTACACCAAATACCGGTTTATCAAACATCCTGTCTACTGCTGCAGTCAAATCAAGCTTTTCGAAGGTTACCAccgtaataaaaacaaatattgaaTCAGGTATTATCTCAATGCCTGTAACCACAAGGTCCTTTATTACAACTACATCAAATAcagttttgttgaaaaatacCTCAACATCAATACCAACGTCGCTGGTTAAAAATTTGTCATCAAAAATCATTGCAACATCGCTGGTTAAAAATTTGTCATCAACAATCAGCCCAACTTCGCTGTCCAATATTGCTGTTCACACATCTACCTTAAGCCTTTGTTTATCAATTTACTCAACATTGGTTCCTGTTTttacaacaaaattatttcCTTCAAGTTCAATGTCAGGTATTGCTTCTAAAATAACGCATTTCACAAGCACCCATTCACCATCTGAACACACAGTTGCAATTGGAGTGGTGACAACTCAACATCTTTCAGCATATACACAAACGTACCCCTATTCATCATTATACACAAAAGGTAATGTCCCACACACAAATGTTCAGAGTCTGTTAACATCATTTACGCCATCTCATTCTGTTGTGTCTTCCATTTTAATGTTATCAAACAGTACATTTCATACAGAAACAACTAGCCTTAGACGAACAACAGAAACACAAACTtcaagaaacaaagaaacaacaataacaaaggtTCTTAATAGCCTATCGACAAGTTATGTGTATAAATCTTCCGAAATTGTTGTTTATTCCACAAGAACTTTATCAACTGGTGACAGACTGTCATCACTTACTGTACGTACTGTTAAATCCATGTTTACAATTTTCAGTAGCCAGTTGACTACCAAATTGACAACATACGAGTCATTGAGTACACCATCCATTCAACCAACAAGATCTTCATCACAAAGTAGAGAGATTCATACTTTCTCCTTTTCAGTGGCACCTTCTAAATCAATGACAGTAGCTTCTACAACTCCGGTAACGACTGCTGAGCCAGAAACAACAGCAAAACCTGTTAATAACAACTTGAAGATTGTCATAAATGTGCATCCATCTGTTGATGTCACTACAAGAGCATTTCAAAGTGGTCTTGAAAAGAAATTAGTTGATACCTATGTTAGTTTGAAATCATTTCGAAAACGAAGAGCTGTATCAAATGGTGATGCAACTGTAAAT ATAATTAATGTGGCGAGAAATGGAGGTACCAATGTTGATGTTGAGTTCAGCGTACAAGAGAATGGTATTGTTATACCTGCAGGAGATGCAGCCAAAGTATTTAACTACCTGAGTGAGAGTGGACTTCAAAAAAGATTGGGATACAAT GTGATTGGCCCTGTAACATCAGTGGCACCTTCCAAACCTTACACATTGCAAGACGTTCTAGGTATGGTTGTCGAAGAGAATGCAAATACAAATATGACAAATTCATCTGTTCAAGCAGAATTTCGACGTCAACTTGCAGAGTTTTATAAGAGAGGTCGAAATATTGCTGCACAAGTTGAAGTGACG attattttttcaaagcGTGAACTGGGTGGCATTTATTACCTTGAAATGTATTTCACAGTCAATGGATCCGTACAGAATGCTACACATGTTGCTAGCTTCTTCAACAGCACATCATTGAATAGTGTAGACGCAGCTGTTAATGTGAAG GCTGGTAGTCTCGCCTATGTTGTGAACACAAGATTCTTAACAATACGAGAAAACGTGGTGCGGATGACAATCAAGCCATTAGTGAAGCAAGATGTCACCACTTCTGCATATCAACAATTCATCGAGTTGAAAATATCAGAAATCTTCATGTTAGGTAAACACAAAAACCGGAGGCGCAGAGCGGTCAGCAGTGTCGTCACACAA GTCAGTCTCATAATGCCAGTAAATACTGATCAGGCAGAGGTAACGTTTGTTACTGCAGACCAAGGAGAAGTACAGAGTGGGCAGAAGACTGCTGATACGATGAACAGATTGTCCGCTGCAGAAATGCAAGCAGTTTTGGGGGCCGAG GTGGTGTCAAAGCCTGCACCGCTTGTTACTGTTATCCCCGTTTCAACATCTGAGCCGCCATATTGGATAATTGCAGCTGCAACAGCACCTGTCGTTTTAATCGCTTTACTATGTTGTTTGGTATGTTGGCGTTGGAAGAGAGGTGGTCCAAAGCCAACTCCAGAAGAGGTGGAGATGGTTGATAGAACTGCGAAACCTGAG GCCTCTCCAAGAGATGTGGTTGAaatagaagaaacaaaaataataagcgAAAAGAAGGAAATGACAATCCCTCTGCACGCCACAAATAATAATATTCCAAGGCACAACGATGAGTTAAAAACTACAACGAGAAGGAAAGTTCGAGGAGGTTTTAATAAATCGTATGGCAG ACAAAATCGAGCTTATGAAGAGGAGAGCGAACAGGAAGATGATATCGAAGAAGAGGCAGAGGAAGTTGAAGAGAGTGAAGAAGAAacagaagatgaagaagaagtgATAATAGTGAG AAAGTCACCTGCACAACAAAAACATCGGCATCATCATCAAGACATTGAAGCCAAACGAAAATTAGAATATGAGAATAAAACAAGAAGAACTCCGCCACAAAAACCACCTAGAACACCCATTCCTGCATCTCGCCCGCATGAAAGACAACCTTTGGAACTTACAGGCTCTACGATGGAGGACGATGAGTTTATTAAACCAGTTCACGTACAG AATCTAAGTTATTCAGCTGGCCATGTACCTACTTTCGGCAACATGACGGAGAGCAAAGGCTTGACATCCAACACTCCAGTACGATTTCGAACAAATATTGAAAACATGGAGGAGTTCACCAAGCCAACTGGTCCGTTACCATTGCTTGATTTTAAGCAGACATCGTTGATAGCCGCTGCTCCCGTTACA ctTGATCCTGACTTACAACACAAGGCTGAAGTTGAAAGACTTCGAAACAAGCAGCGGCAACGTGATCACATGGTTTCCACTGCGTTCTCAACAAGTACGCGTAATTCCAAACCACCTGAAAATCGCTGGCAACGCGAGCAGGACGAGATCGATGCAGTGTTAGATCCTGCAAATGCTAAAACAATTCCCAA tGCGTCTACTCGTAAAGGAAGGATACGAAAACGTCTGaggagaaaaaacaaaatatatatggcACCTACAGAAGGAGCGCAGAAGAAAGAGGATGTCCTATTGAAAAGCTTTCAACAATTTTCGTCACCACAGAAAGAATCG gTACAATCACCGGAAGATGACGCAGAATCCGATGCTGAATCTGAATTAAGCATGCGCGAAACGAGTCGTCGCATACATGCGTTGTTAGATGATACCTTCACTACGTTGAAGAAGTACCAAAAACACCTACCGAAAGAGGAATCGTCGGGAAAACCAAAGCTGGAAAGCGATACTAGCTTTCGAAGTTCTACTCCTCGACGATATGCTGGAATGCCACCAGCTCTTCCTGAGCCTCCTCCGGCTCATGGTAGAGCTACTGCTGCGCCATCAGGGTTTGGCAAAAGAAGGGAGGTGGCATCAAATCCTTATGCGAATCCGTACAACCAATACCCTGTGTTGGCCGAACCCATGGTAACTTGGGATCCACTTGAAAGACAAAG atatATTAACCAAAGATTTGGGTATCCTGTGTATGGACCTACAGCAAACACTTTAACAATGCCATACGGAATGCCCGGACAAAATGTGTACATGACGCCTCTTCAACAACGCCCTGATGGTATGGGTGGAACGGTGTGGAGTCCCTACGCCAATGAAAATATCACAGCCAATCCAGCATTTAATCATACCGCA atgGGTTTACCTGGTCAAAATTCTTTACCTCGAAACTTGAGAGACGACGATTTTAAGCTAGCTCACACCACCACACTCGACATGGATGATTTTGGCGAGTCGAAAAAAAGCAACTCGCAACCATTAATAAGAGCTATCAAAGAGGAACTTCTGAAGTTATCACAAAACGCACAAGGTAAAACTAAAATACAGGAACTGCAACAAGCCAGCGTAGCTCCGAACAGCTAG